One stretch of Niallia sp. XMNu-256 DNA includes these proteins:
- a CDS encoding DUF2188 domain-containing protein yields MADNNNNNRNEYFEERAGTEDARFHVVPHKEEGWAIKREGEDDPELTTESKDKAIEEAKKMAKDTSTMVIIHNDDGQIEDQLNYKE; encoded by the coding sequence ATGGCAGACAATAATAACAACAACCGCAATGAATACTTTGAGGAACGTGCAGGCACAGAAGATGCAAGATTTCACGTTGTACCACACAAGGAAGAAGGCTGGGCCATAAAACGTGAAGGTGAGGATGACCCTGAACTTACTACTGAATCGAAAGACAAAGCTATAGAAGAAGCAAAGAAAATGGCAAAAGATACTTCTACAATGGTTATCATCCACAATGATGACGGTCAGATTGAAGATCAGCTGAACTATAAAGAATAG
- a CDS encoding aspartyl-phosphate phosphatase Spo0E family protein, whose protein sequence is MCREVEKIERRINQVRDRLILIAVETGLNSDDTIYYSQKLDKLITKYQKLKMSNRQKNGKESKTSSG, encoded by the coding sequence ATGTGTAGAGAGGTCGAAAAAATAGAACGAAGAATCAATCAAGTGAGAGACCGTTTGATCTTAATCGCAGTAGAAACAGGTTTAAATAGCGATGATACCATTTATTACAGTCAGAAGTTAGACAAGCTTATTACGAAGTATCAAAAATTAAAAATGAGTAACAGACAAAAGAATGGCAAGGAATCTAAAACTTCCTCAGGATGA
- a CDS encoding DEAD/DEAH box helicase: MTTFHEMGISEPIQRAITDMGFEEASPIQEKAIPVALTGKDIIGQAQTGTGKTAAFAIPILEKVDKSKKYIQAIAIAPTRELAIQVSEEINRLAKYMGISSLPIYGGQSIDRQIKALKKGPHIITGTPGRLLDHIQRKTLKLDRTSVVVLDEADEMLDMGFLEDIERILKETPEEKQTLLFSATMPKPIQNLAERFMRDPELVKMKAKEVTSPTVKQIYYEVNERDKFEVLCRLLDVDNPELAVIFGRTKRRVDELSDALNKRGYLAGGLHGDLNQRQRDDVMNKFRGGKIDILVATDVAARGIDVSGVTHVYNFDIPQDPESYVHRIGRTGRAGKTGLAITLATPREKGQIHSIEKASKGKIQRKSIPTVAEAMESIQIAALEKMTQLVEEEDYKQFKQAASKLLDQYDSIALVSIALKLLSKEQRDVPVQLTSETPRYANRSKIKVQEKSRRNYKGNIEFGGKRGNGKPKNSQNK; this comes from the coding sequence ATGACAACATTTCATGAAATGGGAATTAGTGAGCCCATTCAAAGAGCGATTACTGATATGGGATTTGAAGAAGCATCTCCTATTCAAGAGAAGGCCATTCCCGTAGCTTTGACGGGGAAAGATATTATTGGTCAAGCACAGACGGGTACAGGAAAGACGGCTGCCTTCGCCATACCGATCTTGGAGAAAGTGGATAAGAGCAAAAAATATATCCAGGCGATTGCAATTGCACCGACAAGAGAATTGGCTATTCAGGTTTCAGAAGAGATCAATCGGCTGGCAAAATATATGGGCATATCTTCTCTTCCTATTTATGGAGGGCAGTCTATAGATCGCCAAATCAAGGCATTAAAAAAGGGACCACACATTATTACAGGAACACCTGGAAGACTTTTGGACCACATTCAACGTAAAACGCTAAAGTTAGACCGCACCTCAGTGGTGGTTTTGGATGAAGCTGATGAAATGTTAGATATGGGTTTTCTGGAGGATATCGAACGAATTCTCAAAGAGACCCCTGAAGAAAAACAAACCTTGTTGTTCTCCGCAACCATGCCCAAACCGATTCAAAATCTTGCGGAAAGGTTTATGAGGGATCCAGAGTTAGTAAAGATGAAAGCGAAGGAAGTTACCTCTCCAACTGTAAAGCAAATTTATTATGAGGTTAATGAACGAGATAAATTTGAAGTGCTTTGCCGTCTACTAGATGTAGACAACCCAGAGTTAGCTGTTATTTTTGGAAGAACCAAAAGACGCGTGGATGAATTAAGTGATGCATTGAATAAAAGAGGGTATCTTGCTGGTGGGTTGCACGGAGATTTAAATCAACGACAGCGGGATGATGTGATGAATAAATTCCGTGGGGGAAAAATTGATATTTTAGTTGCGACCGATGTAGCTGCGAGGGGAATTGATGTTTCAGGGGTTACCCACGTCTACAATTTTGACATTCCTCAAGACCCAGAAAGTTATGTTCACCGAATCGGCAGAACGGGGCGAGCAGGTAAGACGGGGTTAGCAATTACATTGGCTACACCGAGGGAAAAGGGACAGATTCACAGTATTGAAAAAGCATCGAAAGGAAAGATCCAACGTAAATCAATACCGACGGTAGCAGAGGCAATGGAGTCTATACAGATAGCGGCATTAGAAAAGATGACTCAATTGGTTGAAGAGGAGGATTATAAACAGTTTAAGCAAGCTGCAAGCAAATTGCTCGATCAATATGATTCGATAGCGTTAGTTTCAATTGCCTTGAAATTGTTGTCTAAGGAGCAGAGGGATGTTCCCGTTCAGCTAACTTCCGAGACACCGCGATATGCCAATAGGTCTAAAATAAAGGTACAAGAGAAATCAAGGAGAAACTATAAAGGGAATATAGAATTTGGGGGAAAAAGGGGGAATGGTAAACCGAAAAACTCTCAAAATAAATGA
- a CDS encoding helix-turn-helix transcriptional regulator, translating into MAFKEKREETVEDTIKAAIADYLQVMEPLPAEEVNSLRSLIFQPGIEKPYALKNRFKEIMKQIGLKAVDLHRDTDISESNLSQILNNKNQNMSLDYFLRIWFALGCPPIGECLYRENI; encoded by the coding sequence GTGGCTTTTAAAGAAAAAAGAGAAGAAACAGTTGAAGACACCATAAAAGCAGCAATAGCCGATTATTTACAAGTCATGGAACCTTTACCTGCAGAAGAAGTAAATTCCTTAAGAAGCCTTATATTTCAACCTGGAATAGAAAAGCCATATGCCCTTAAAAATCGTTTTAAAGAAATTATGAAGCAAATAGGACTAAAAGCTGTGGATCTTCATCGGGATACCGATATAAGTGAAAGTAATTTATCTCAAATATTAAATAATAAAAATCAAAATATGAGTCTAGATTATTTTCTTAGAATTTGGTTTGCATTAGGTTGTCCGCCAATTGGTGAATGTTTGTATAGAGAAAATATATGA
- the sda gene encoding sporulation histidine kinase inhibitor Sda: MQQLSDKLLLRAYQKAIQMNKEKKMTEDYIEITEDFIEAIKSEISKRGLL, translated from the coding sequence ATGCAACAATTATCAGACAAACTACTACTCAGGGCATACCAAAAAGCTATACAGATGAATAAAGAAAAGAAGATGACCGAAGATTATATAGAGATAACAGAAGATTTTATAGAGGCTATAAAATCAGAAATAAGCAAAAGAGGTTTACTTTAA
- a CDS encoding YjcZ family sporulation protein, whose product MFGYGGYGGGGFGGGFALIIVLFILLIITGAFIWN is encoded by the coding sequence ATGTTTGGATATGGTGGCTATGGCGGCGGAGGTTTCGGTGGCGGATTTGCTTTGATTATCGTATTGTTTATCTTGTTAATTATCACTGGTGCATTTATCTGGAATTAA
- a CDS encoding YjcZ family sporulation protein has translation MGAVADGAGGYGFGSGFALLVVLFILLVIIGASFVGGYGY, from the coding sequence ATGGGAGCAGTTGCGGATGGCGCAGGTGGATATGGATTTGGCAGCGGATTTGCTTTACTTGTTGTATTGTTTATTCTGCTGGTTATTATAGGTGCTAGTTTTGTGGGCGGTTATGGTTATTAA
- a CDS encoding YjcZ family sporulation protein has protein sequence MSQSYGGGGMGSSFALIVVLFILLVIIGASFMSGGY, from the coding sequence ATGAGCCAAAGTTATGGCGGTGGTGGAATGGGCAGCAGTTTTGCATTGATTGTTGTTCTATTCATCCTATTAGTTATTATTGGCGCATCCTTCATGAGTGGAGGATACTGA
- a CDS encoding DUF3231 family protein, giving the protein MLEKKTQDTEIQAILDFAIEICETVLRNITDIYEKENHAIPVGFSENEDLNLNAPALYSDTFHLRFVHNMARHGMTSYASSFAACARTDVKDLFSITIDLTRQLYNKSLNVSLEKGLYSRSAPIPIPEKVEFIEKQGYLTGWFGERRPMNAIEIMHFYNNMERNAVGKALLLGFAQTASLQEVINYMVRGANIASKVVEFMAHILSEENLSETPTLDSDVLNSSTPAFSDKLIMFQVSTLSGMSLGYYGVALGTVSRRDLGSKFMRITLEALQYAEDGANIMIDHNWMEKPPSSIDNIEIAKNKKKQ; this is encoded by the coding sequence ATTTTAGAGAAAAAAACACAAGATACAGAAATTCAAGCGATATTAGACTTTGCCATTGAAATTTGTGAAACGGTGCTAAGAAATATCACTGATATTTACGAAAAAGAAAATCACGCTATCCCTGTTGGTTTTAGTGAGAATGAGGATTTAAATCTTAATGCACCTGCGTTATATTCTGATACATTCCATTTAAGGTTTGTTCATAATATGGCAAGGCATGGGATGACTTCCTACGCTTCATCTTTCGCTGCGTGTGCACGAACTGATGTGAAGGATCTCTTTTCTATTACGATTGACCTTACACGACAGTTATATAACAAATCGTTAAATGTATCATTAGAAAAAGGGTTATATTCAAGATCTGCACCTATTCCGATACCAGAGAAAGTAGAATTTATTGAAAAACAAGGATATTTAACAGGGTGGTTCGGGGAAAGACGTCCGATGAATGCTATTGAAATTATGCACTTTTATAACAATATGGAACGGAATGCCGTTGGTAAAGCATTATTATTAGGCTTTGCTCAAACTGCTAGCTTACAAGAAGTAATCAATTATATGGTGAGAGGAGCTAATATTGCTAGCAAAGTCGTGGAGTTTATGGCTCACATTTTATCTGAAGAGAACCTTTCAGAAACACCAACTTTGGATTCGGACGTTTTAAACTCATCTACACCAGCTTTTTCCGATAAATTAATAATGTTTCAGGTATCGACGTTATCGGGAATGTCTCTTGGATATTACGGTGTAGCTTTAGGGACAGTTTCAAGGCGTGATTTAGGTTCAAAATTCATGCGTATCACATTAGAAGCTCTCCAATATGCAGAGGATGGAGCTAATATTATGATTGATCATAATTGGATGGAAAAGCCACCTTCCTCGATTGATAATATTGAAATTGCAAAAAATAAAAAGAAACAGTGA